A region from the Candidatus Methylomirabilota bacterium genome encodes:
- a CDS encoding LapA family protein, whose translation MIFIYLLMALLGSAATVFALQNRDPVQISFLAWSVTGMPLALVILLSLLVGVTFASLSGLVKVLRMRYRIRQLENQVAQLIATQPASTSSRPPQGPSPTLPA comes from the coding sequence ATGATCTTCATCTACCTGCTCATGGCGCTGCTCGGGAGCGCGGCCACCGTGTTCGCGTTGCAGAATCGCGACCCGGTGCAGATCTCCTTCCTGGCCTGGAGCGTGACCGGCATGCCCCTGGCGCTGGTCATCCTGCTGTCGTTGCTGGTCGGCGTCACGTTCGCTTCGCTGAGCGGGCTGGTCAAGGTGCTGCGAATGCGGTATCGCATCCGTCAGCTGGAGAACCAGGTCGCGCAGCTCATCGCGACCCAGCCCGCGTCCACCTCCTCCCGCCCGCCCCAGGGCCCGAGCCCGACCCTCCCGGCGTAA